The following proteins are co-located in the Pedobacter sp. FW305-3-2-15-E-R2A2 genome:
- a CDS encoding aspartate aminotransferase family protein has product MLTQRQLFLQHNAQTTLEPLLLEFTKASGMYLYDTTGKKHLDLIAGIGVSNVGHCHPAVVNAVKEQVETYMHIMVYGEFVQSPQVNFAKALADVLPENLNCTYFVNSGAEAVEGAMKLAKRYTGRSEIISCHNSYHGSTQGALSLMGNEAFKQAYRPLLPDITFVNYASLPDLDQITDRTAAVFIETIQGEAGIRIADKAYFEALRSKCTATGTLLVLDEIQCGFGRTGKLFGFEHYGITPDILLLAKGIGGGMPIGAFISSTAIMMALATNPILGHLTTFGGHPVSCAAGLATLQTILNENIVDGVEEKGELFKKLLVHPAIKEVRGKGLMIAIEFENFEINKKIIDACIADGVISDWFLHCSNSMRVAPPLIITTEEIHEACEIILRNVIAIAGN; this is encoded by the coding sequence ATGCTTACACAACGTCAATTATTTCTTCAACATAACGCCCAAACCACACTAGAGCCTCTTCTTTTAGAATTCACCAAAGCCAGCGGGATGTATCTTTATGATACAACAGGAAAAAAGCACCTGGATCTGATTGCGGGTATTGGGGTAAGCAATGTTGGCCATTGTCATCCGGCCGTAGTCAATGCAGTAAAAGAACAGGTAGAAACCTATATGCACATTATGGTGTACGGTGAATTTGTTCAAAGTCCACAAGTAAATTTCGCAAAAGCACTGGCTGACGTTCTTCCGGAAAATCTAAACTGTACTTATTTCGTCAACTCCGGAGCAGAAGCAGTGGAAGGTGCGATGAAACTGGCAAAGAGATATACCGGAAGATCAGAAATCATTTCCTGCCATAACTCTTATCACGGAAGCACTCAGGGTGCACTTAGCTTAATGGGCAATGAGGCATTCAAACAGGCCTACAGGCCCCTCCTTCCCGACATCACTTTCGTCAACTATGCCAGTTTACCAGATCTGGACCAAATCACGGACCGAACTGCTGCAGTTTTTATAGAAACGATACAGGGTGAAGCAGGGATCAGAATTGCAGATAAAGCCTATTTTGAAGCCCTTAGAAGCAAATGTACTGCAACAGGCACCTTACTAGTCCTCGACGAGATTCAATGCGGTTTCGGACGTACAGGAAAGCTTTTCGGTTTTGAGCATTACGGAATTACACCTGACATTCTGCTCCTGGCCAAAGGAATTGGCGGTGGTATGCCGATTGGTGCCTTTATCAGCTCTACAGCAATCATGATGGCTTTGGCAACGAATCCGATCTTAGGTCACCTGACTACTTTTGGTGGTCATCCGGTAAGTTGTGCAGCTGGACTCGCCACCCTTCAAACGATCCTTAATGAAAATATCGTTGACGGAGTAGAGGAAAAAGGAGAATTGTTCAAAAAACTATTGGTTCATCCTGCCATTAAAGAAGTACGTGGAAAAGGCCTGATGATAGCGATAGAATTTGAAAACTTTGAGATCAATAAAAAGATCATTGATGCTTGTATTGCCGATGGGGTAATCAGCGACTGGTTTTTGCATTGCAGCAATTCTATGCGTGTAGCTCCCCCATTGATCATCACAACAGAAGAAATTCATGAAGCTTGCGAGATCATTCTAAGAAATGTAATTGCAATTGCCGGAAATTAA
- a CDS encoding DUF58 domain-containing protein: MQSAIDEQTLHFNGNLELLARQVVEGFITGLHKSPFHGFSVEFAEHRLYNVGDSVKNIDWKLFARTDKLFSKRYEEETNLRCQFIVDVSSSMYFPAKEYNKLNFSVQAVASLIYLLKRQRDAFGLSLFTDHLLLNTPAKSTTTHQKYLFNRLEQLLVSEQMNVKTDVAQALHQIADLIHKRSLVVIFSDMLNTFHGDDHIEALFSALQHLKFNKHEVIIFNVTDKSKEVDFQFENRPYEFVDMETGAVIKAHASNVKEDYLSRMSSYRKAIDLKCSQYKIDMIDADIAAGFHSVLQAYLIKRQKMS, translated from the coding sequence ATGCAGTCAGCGATTGATGAACAAACACTCCATTTCAACGGTAACCTGGAATTATTAGCCAGACAAGTGGTTGAAGGTTTTATTACCGGGCTCCATAAAAGTCCCTTCCATGGATTTTCTGTGGAGTTTGCGGAGCACCGTTTATACAATGTAGGAGACAGTGTAAAGAACATTGACTGGAAGCTTTTTGCCAGGACCGATAAGTTATTTAGCAAGCGGTACGAGGAAGAGACCAATCTAAGGTGTCAGTTTATTGTTGATGTTTCCTCTTCTATGTATTTCCCCGCGAAGGAATATAATAAACTCAATTTTTCTGTACAGGCTGTTGCTTCGTTGATTTATCTGCTCAAAAGACAAAGAGATGCTTTTGGGCTTAGTTTGTTTACCGATCATTTGTTATTGAATACTCCTGCCAAATCAACGACTACGCATCAGAAATACCTGTTTAATCGTTTGGAGCAGCTCCTGGTTTCGGAGCAGATGAATGTGAAGACCGATGTGGCCCAGGCTTTACATCAGATTGCGGATTTGATTCACAAGCGTTCATTGGTAGTGATTTTTAGTGATATGCTGAATACATTTCATGGAGATGATCATATTGAAGCCTTATTCTCTGCACTTCAACATTTGAAATTCAATAAACACGAGGTGATTATTTTTAATGTAACGGACAAATCTAAGGAGGTCGATTTTCAGTTTGAAAACCGCCCTTATGAATTTGTCGATATGGAAACAGGAGCAGTTATTAAAGCACATGCATCAAACGTCAAGGAAGATTACCTTTCCCGGATGAGCAGTTACAGAAAGGCCATCGATCTGAAATGCAGTCAGTATAAGATCGACATGATTGATGCCGACATTGCTGCTGGCTTTCATTCTGTTTTACAAGCTTATCTGATTAAGCGGCAAAAAATGAGTTAA
- the trxA gene encoding thioredoxin: MALEITDANFEEVVLKSDKPVLVDFWAEWCGPCRMVGPIVDEISKEYDGKAIVGKVNVDNNPQISTQFGIRNIPALLFFKNGEVVDKQVGAVPKSVLAQKLDKQLL; this comes from the coding sequence ATGGCTTTGGAAATTACAGATGCAAACTTCGAGGAAGTTGTATTAAAATCAGATAAACCCGTTTTGGTTGATTTTTGGGCAGAATGGTGTGGTCCATGTCGCATGGTAGGACCAATCGTAGACGAAATCTCAAAGGAATACGATGGAAAAGCAATCGTAGGTAAAGTGAATGTGGATAACAACCCTCAAATTTCGACTCAATTCGGTATCCGCAACATCCCGGCCCTATTATTCTTCAAAAACGGAGAAGTAGTAGATAAGCAGGTTGGTGCAGTTCCAAAATCAGTATTGGCACAAAAATTAGATAAGCAATTATTATAA